One part of the [Synechococcus] sp. NIES-970 genome encodes these proteins:
- the hemA gene encoding glutamyl-tRNA reductase, with the protein MNIVVVGLSHKTAPVEIREKLSIQEAKMDEAIAHLKSYPHVEEVTVISTCNRLEIYAVVQETEQGVREICQFLAETGQLQLHRLRRYLFTLLHQDAIRHLLRVAAGLESLVLGEGQILAQVKTAHKLGQQHKGLGRLLDRMFKQAITAGKRVRSETNIGTGAVSISSAAVELAQMKVQDLSDQKIAIIGAGKMSRLLVQHLISKGAEDITIVNRSEKSAQELAAKFPEIDLQLTLSPNMFKVIEKSDIVFTSTSATEPIIRKADLENLDFRRVMLIDISVPLNIAADVEDLGGVKLYNVDALKEVVAQNQASRRKMAEEAEALLEEEVDNFIQWWQSLETVPTISSLRSKIESIREQELEKALSRLGAEFEEKHQEVIETLTRGIVNKILHDPMVQLRAQQDIEARRVCLQSLQMLFNLETEEAV; encoded by the coding sequence ATGAACATCGTTGTTGTTGGCCTGAGTCACAAGACAGCCCCCGTCGAAATCCGTGAAAAACTCAGTATTCAAGAAGCGAAAATGGATGAGGCGATCGCCCACCTCAAATCCTATCCCCACGTGGAAGAGGTGACTGTAATTAGTACCTGTAATCGCCTCGAAATCTATGCCGTCGTTCAGGAAACCGAACAGGGCGTGCGGGAAATTTGCCAATTCCTCGCCGAAACCGGACAACTCCAACTCCACCGCCTCCGCCGTTACCTCTTTACCCTGCTTCACCAAGATGCCATCCGCCACTTATTGCGGGTTGCCGCGGGCCTAGAAAGTCTTGTTCTCGGAGAAGGCCAAATCCTCGCCCAGGTGAAGACCGCCCACAAACTCGGCCAACAGCACAAAGGGCTTGGACGCTTACTTGATCGCATGTTTAAACAGGCGATCACCGCTGGCAAACGGGTGCGCAGCGAAACCAATATTGGCACAGGGGCCGTATCGATCAGTTCTGCCGCCGTCGAATTGGCCCAGATGAAAGTTCAAGATCTATCCGATCAAAAAATTGCGATCATCGGCGCCGGAAAAATGTCCCGCCTCTTAGTGCAGCATCTTATTTCCAAAGGAGCCGAAGACATTACCATCGTCAACCGCTCCGAAAAAAGTGCCCAGGAGCTCGCGGCCAAGTTTCCCGAAATCGATCTGCAACTGACCCTCTCACCGAACATGTTTAAGGTGATTGAGAAGTCTGACATTGTCTTTACCAGTACCTCCGCCACAGAGCCGATTATTCGTAAAGCCGACCTAGAAAACTTAGATTTTCGGCGGGTGATGTTGATCGATATCTCCGTACCCCTCAACATTGCCGCCGACGTGGAAGATCTTGGCGGCGTAAAACTCTATAACGTTGATGCCCTCAAGGAAGTGGTGGCCCAGAACCAAGCCTCCCGCCGTAAAATGGCCGAGGAAGCCGAAGCTCTCCTAGAAGAAGAAGTAGACAATTTCATTCAGTGGTGGCAATCCTTGGAAACAGTGCCGACGATTAGTTCTCTGCGTAGCAAGATCGAAAGCATCCGTGAGCAGGAATTGGAAAAAGCCCTATCGCGCTTGGGGGCGGAGTTTGAAGAAAAGCACCAGGAAGTGATTGAAACCTTGACCCGGGGGATCGTCAATAAAATTCTCCATGATCCGATGGTGCAACTACGGGCTCAACAGGATATTGAGGCGCGGCGGGTGTGCCTGCAATCCTTGCAAATGCTCTTTAATCTTGAAACGGAAGAAGCTGTTTAG
- a CDS encoding PsbP has product MVHRQWKKAIASALIVIICLFTTACGGIGSLQGYNNGTYGYQFLYPNGWIPVNVGNSDSGVDVVFRDLVEYSENLSVIISDVPADKKLADLGTPTDVGYRFMQEASQNSDRQPELIRAESRTELDQTYYTLEYRVALPDGQMRHDLATVAVKLGKLYTFNLSTRENRWPQVEKLFNGMAKSFKV; this is encoded by the coding sequence ATGGTACATAGACAATGGAAAAAGGCGATCGCCTCGGCGTTGATCGTCATTATCTGTTTATTCACAACCGCCTGTGGTGGCATCGGCAGCCTCCAAGGCTATAACAACGGCACCTATGGCTACCAATTTCTCTATCCCAACGGTTGGATTCCCGTCAATGTCGGGAATAGTGACAGTGGGGTCGATGTGGTTTTTCGGGATTTGGTGGAATATTCAGAAAATCTGAGCGTGATCATTAGTGATGTGCCCGCCGACAAAAAGCTGGCAGATCTCGGCACGCCCACCGATGTCGGCTATCGATTTATGCAAGAAGCAAGCCAAAATAGCGATCGCCAACCGGAATTGATTCGAGCCGAAAGCCGTACCGAGCTCGACCAAACCTATTACACCCTGGAATACCGGGTGGCTCTTCCCGACGGGCAAATGCGCCATGACCTGGCCACCGTCGCTGTCAAACTCGGTAAACTCTATACCTTCAATCTATCTACCCGGGAAAACCGTTGGCCCCAAGTGGAAAAACTCTTTAATGGCATGGCCAAGTCTTTCAAAGTTTAG
- a CDS encoding bacterial fructose-1,6-bisphosphatase, glpX-encoded superfamily, with amino-acid sequence MESTLGLEIIEVVEQAAIASAKWMGMGEKDTADQVAVEAMRERMNQIHMRGRIVIGEGERDDAPMLYIGEEVGICTREDAKTYCNPDELIEIDIAVDPCEGTNLVANGQPGSMAVLAISEKGGLFHAPDYYMKKLAAPPAAKGKVDIRKSATENIKILSECLSRDPEELVIVVMDRPRHKDLIKEIRATGARVRLISDGDVSAAICAAFAGTNIHALMGIGAAPEGVISAAAMRCLGGHFQGQLIYDPADVNTPESAGWSREDNIERLKSMGVTDPDKVYEAEELASGETVLFAACGITPGTLMEGVRLFHGGARTQSLVISSQSMTARFVDTIHMWDNPQTIQL; translated from the coding sequence GTGGAAAGTACCCTCGGTTTAGAAATCATTGAAGTCGTCGAACAAGCGGCGATCGCCTCCGCTAAGTGGATGGGGATGGGCGAAAAAGACACCGCTGACCAAGTGGCCGTCGAAGCAATGCGCGAACGCATGAACCAAATCCATATGCGCGGTCGCATTGTCATTGGTGAAGGGGAACGGGATGATGCCCCCATGCTCTACATCGGTGAAGAAGTGGGGATCTGTACCCGCGAAGATGCAAAAACCTACTGTAACCCCGATGAATTAATCGAAATCGACATCGCCGTTGACCCCTGTGAAGGCACAAACCTCGTAGCAAATGGTCAACCCGGCTCCATGGCAGTGCTGGCAATCTCCGAAAAAGGCGGTCTCTTCCATGCCCCCGACTACTACATGAAGAAGCTTGCTGCCCCCCCAGCCGCCAAAGGAAAAGTAGATATTCGTAAATCTGCCACCGAAAACATCAAAATTCTCTCTGAATGCCTCAGTCGCGATCCTGAAGAACTCGTGATCGTCGTGATGGATCGTCCCCGTCACAAAGATTTGATCAAAGAAATCCGGGCCACTGGTGCACGGGTACGTCTGATCAGCGACGGTGACGTTTCTGCGGCAATTTGCGCCGCGTTTGCAGGGACAAACATCCATGCCCTTATGGGGATCGGTGCTGCACCTGAAGGGGTAATTAGTGCTGCGGCAATGCGTTGTCTTGGTGGTCACTTCCAGGGTCAATTGATCTATGATCCTGCGGATGTAAACACCCCCGAAAGCGCTGGCTGGAGCCGTGAAGACAACATCGAACGCCTCAAGTCTATGGGCGTTACGGATCCTGACAAGGTCTACGAAGCGGAAGAATTGGCTTCTGGTGAGACTGTCCTCTTTGCGGCCTGTGGGATTACCCCAGGCACTCTGATGGAAGGTGTGCGCCTCTTCCATGGTGGCGCTCGCACCCAGTCTTTGGTTATTTCCAGCCAATCCATGACGGCTCGTTTTGTCGACACGATTCACATGTGGGACAACCCCCAAACAATCCAACTCTAG
- the maf gene encoding septum formation protein Maf has translation MEFVLASASPARRRLLQSIGINPIVHVSNFDESQIDHADPAHLVEALAEAKAQTVAKHRRDAVILGCDSVLHVRGEILGKPDSPAEAIARWQAMRGHYGLLYTGHALVDQTQGQSIIRHGVTKVHFAAIDDATITAYVNSGEPLQCAGCFALEGKGGLFIEKIEGCHSNVIGLSLPLLRQMLAHLGYGVAQLWP, from the coding sequence ATGGAATTTGTCCTTGCCTCCGCTTCCCCGGCCCGCCGCCGCCTCCTCCAAAGCATTGGCATCAACCCTATTGTGCATGTCAGTAATTTTGATGAGTCACAAATTGACCATGCAGATCCGGCTCACTTGGTAGAAGCCCTAGCTGAGGCCAAAGCACAAACTGTGGCAAAGCATCGGCGTGATGCGGTGATTTTAGGGTGTGACTCAGTGCTCCATGTCCGGGGAGAAATCCTTGGTAAGCCTGATTCCCCGGCAGAGGCGATCGCCCGGTGGCAGGCCATGCGGGGTCATTATGGTCTGCTCTATACTGGCCATGCCCTGGTAGACCAAACCCAAGGCCAGAGCATTATCCGCCATGGGGTAACGAAGGTTCACTTTGCGGCGATCGACGATGCCACGATCACAGCCTACGTTAACAGCGGTGAACCCCTCCAATGTGCGGGTTGTTTTGCCCTCGAAGGGAAAGGAGGTTTGTTTATCGAAAAAATCGAAGGCTGCCACAGTAATGTGATCGGTTTAAGCTTGCCCCTCCTGCGGCAAATGCTGGCCCATCTCGGCTATGGTGTGGCGCAACTCTGGCCCTAA
- a CDS encoding WD-repeat protein gives MTNLTLLKLSIWLSYKHGTPLDGLRQELLLRALEGHKLKDIQVDGYSPSYIKRVIAPDLWKRIGRYCNQRVGIRSLSLALTTKYEQLSEAEKAAVEKILPNGMVAADKCQALTPGALRYRGIPKNKHAFYNQESLALTLTQWLQQGEKSLIFVLGGGGIGKTTLVSEVLRSHPILSPKTLWCNISERLTFADNFALIQQQWQLGDGNAGAIAQLQTYLKKQSQILVFDHWELLFARACLSGNYQPQHEIYLEFLEAIAKEPMAGTVVVISREHSPSLEALAAENPRVASLIVSGLSNLFAQQILQEYQLQDAELWADFVETYRGNPLKLRLIASGIQEWYGGSIAQFQNQETVIGGNTLRDILYNLTCHISNSEQEVLYWLMLWGKSITLEQLQSNYHLEMPFASEVWDAVRSLDRRFLLEKKDNQRPHFGLQPSIQRFLVQEFTRECCREITQAIANFPTLKFEYLKHYPLIPQGADPNIITSPVICPILKGIETYYRDPNQVEAHLKHLAQAVVPTISLRHDYSQSNLTLLYDTFVTYFL, from the coding sequence ATGACTAACCTCACACTCCTAAAGCTCTCCATTTGGCTGAGTTACAAGCATGGAACTCCCCTGGATGGACTGCGCCAAGAGCTGCTGTTGCGAGCGTTAGAAGGGCATAAGCTCAAAGATATTCAAGTAGATGGTTATTCCCCCAGTTACATCAAACGGGTTATCGCCCCAGATCTTTGGAAGCGCATCGGGCGCTACTGCAATCAACGGGTGGGCATTCGTTCCCTATCCCTGGCCTTAACCACGAAGTATGAGCAGCTCTCAGAAGCAGAAAAAGCAGCAGTAGAAAAGATTTTGCCCAACGGCATGGTAGCAGCAGATAAGTGTCAAGCCCTTACCCCAGGTGCATTGCGTTACCGAGGTATCCCCAAAAATAAGCATGCTTTTTATAATCAAGAATCTTTAGCCTTGACCTTGACCCAGTGGTTGCAGCAGGGGGAGAAGTCCTTAATTTTTGTTTTGGGTGGTGGCGGGATCGGGAAAACAACCCTCGTGAGTGAGGTCCTGCGAAGTCACCCGATTCTTTCCCCCAAGACCCTCTGGTGTAACATCAGTGAGCGATTGACCTTCGCAGATAATTTCGCCTTGATCCAACAGCAATGGCAATTGGGTGATGGTAATGCCGGGGCGATCGCCCAACTTCAGACCTATCTAAAGAAACAATCACAGATCTTAGTTTTTGATCATTGGGAATTGTTGTTTGCCAGGGCTTGTTTGTCGGGCAACTACCAGCCACAACATGAAATTTATTTAGAATTTCTTGAGGCGATCGCCAAAGAACCCATGGCCGGTACGGTGGTCGTTATTTCTCGAGAACATTCCCCTTCCCTAGAGGCGCTCGCAGCAGAAAACCCCAGGGTCGCATCCCTAATTGTGAGCGGCCTAAGCAACCTTTTCGCCCAACAAATTCTCCAGGAATATCAACTGCAAGATGCAGAGCTTTGGGCTGATTTTGTTGAAACTTACCGGGGCAATCCCCTCAAGTTACGCCTCATCGCGTCCGGTATTCAGGAGTGGTATGGCGGCTCCATCGCGCAATTCCAAAATCAAGAGACAGTGATCGGTGGTAATACCCTCCGGGATATTCTCTACAATTTGACTTGCCATATCTCGAACTCAGAACAGGAAGTGTTGTATTGGCTGATGCTTTGGGGCAAATCGATCACCCTTGAGCAGCTCCAGTCGAATTATCATCTAGAAATGCCCTTCGCCAGTGAGGTGTGGGATGCGGTGCGTTCCCTTGATCGACGCTTTCTCCTCGAAAAAAAAGACAATCAACGCCCTCACTTTGGCCTCCAACCTTCGATCCAGCGTTTCCTTGTTCAGGAATTCACCCGGGAATGTTGCCGGGAAATCACCCAGGCGATCGCCAATTTTCCCACCCTTAAATTTGAATATCTCAAACATTATCCCCTCATTCCCCAAGGAGCAGACCCGAATATTATTACCTCCCCTGTGATTTGCCCAATCCTCAAAGGAATCGAGACCTATTACCGCGATCCCAATCAAGTTGAAGCCCATCTCAAGCACCTTGCCCAAGCCGTCGTCCCTACGATATCGCTGCGCCATGACTACAGCCAAAGTAACCTAACGCTGCTCTACGATACCTTTGTGACTTATTTTCTTTAG
- a CDS encoding iron permease FTR1 family protein: MDISAALPAFVITLREGFEAALVVGIVLACLAKTEQMSLQKWVYGGIVAGLGASVLVGWGIWGLLLGLTTGDGIYTPIVKQVLEGSFGVVAIAMLSWMLIWMTRQAKSLKAEIEGALQGALQKTEGVEWAVFSLIFIAVLREGFETVIFMVAQFQSGWVLPGAGAIAGLLVATILGIFLFALGARINVKLFFQVMGIFLLLIIAGLVVGVLKHIDQAIALFVQVQPQYQALCISPGPACVLGVQLWDWSETLPDKQFPGILLKSLLGYRQKIYLAQAIAYVLFLTSVGTIYLQSLGLFYRPKESS; this comes from the coding sequence ATGGACATCAGCGCGGCGTTACCAGCCTTTGTCATCACGTTACGGGAAGGTTTTGAGGCGGCTCTTGTGGTGGGCATTGTTCTGGCTTGCCTCGCCAAAACAGAGCAAATGTCTCTGCAGAAATGGGTCTATGGGGGAATTGTTGCGGGCTTGGGGGCGAGTGTTTTGGTGGGTTGGGGGATCTGGGGCTTGCTCCTGGGGCTCACCACAGGAGATGGAATCTATACGCCCATCGTGAAACAAGTTCTGGAAGGGAGTTTTGGGGTAGTGGCGATCGCCATGTTGAGTTGGATGCTGATCTGGATGACACGCCAAGCCAAATCACTCAAAGCCGAGATCGAAGGTGCTTTACAGGGGGCATTGCAGAAGACCGAAGGGGTTGAATGGGCAGTATTTTCTCTGATTTTTATCGCGGTTCTGCGGGAAGGATTTGAAACGGTGATCTTTATGGTGGCCCAGTTTCAGTCGGGCTGGGTATTACCAGGGGCCGGGGCGATCGCCGGGCTGTTGGTTGCGACCATATTAGGGATTTTTCTATTTGCCTTGGGGGCGCGGATCAATGTCAAGCTCTTTTTCCAGGTGATGGGGATTTTCTTGCTGTTGATTATTGCCGGCTTGGTGGTCGGTGTTCTCAAGCATATTGACCAGGCGATCGCCCTTTTTGTGCAGGTACAGCCCCAATATCAAGCCCTCTGCATTTCCCCCGGCCCTGCTTGCGTCCTCGGTGTGCAGCTATGGGATTGGTCGGAAACTTTACCAGATAAGCAATTTCCAGGGATCCTCTTAAAATCTCTTCTGGGTTATCGCCAAAAAATTTATCTTGCCCAGGCGATCGCCTATGTCCTCTTTTTAACCTCCGTAGGGACTATTTATCTCCAGAGTCTTGGTCT